A window of the Cannabis sativa cultivar Pink pepper isolate KNU-18-1 chromosome X, ASM2916894v1, whole genome shotgun sequence genome harbors these coding sequences:
- the LOC115718699 gene encoding putative F-box protein At5g60060, whose protein sequence is MENRSKLIELNHHLVPKLLIPNESEANNLWSVYNLSSYRHISLESYLLLPSYDIPFIGSSEGWLATIQKDLKITLFKPLNNTITIFLPPLFDDYKHRDSFNRFITFTPNPISNPNDFITIVIFGPLLQVAYIRPLKDDSWTHVLDPSPFNKAFVIDDILYYKDAFYGVDFYTSGLVSFEIKYDDSSYEPSLKLVGGIQTNNRNNDDDVVFDKKYLVESYKGDLLQVQRYVYMETFRVTTCFDVFKWSFDRSNWEEISDLGDEALFVGDNSSVSVDTSLSSTKCQSNCIYFTDDNSVHSNTNNPSDMGVYNLETRSVRRFNIDTNLFTRMGGRAPIWIVPNISIKNYK, encoded by the coding sequence ATGGAAAATCGAAGTAAGTTAATCGAACTAAACCATCATCTAGTTCCAAAGCTTTTGATTCCAAATGAAAGCGAAGCTAATAATTTATGGAGTGTCTATAACCTAAGCTCATACCGCCACATATCTTTAGAATCATACCTATTACTCCCTTCTTACGATATTCCTTTTATAGGCTCCTCCGAAGGATGGTTAGCTACTATTCAAAAAGATTTGAAAATCACACTTTTTAAGCCTCTTAATAACACTATAACAATTTTTCTTCCTCCTTTATTTGATGATTATAAGCATCGTGATTCATTTAACAGATTCATAACATTCACACCAAATCCAATATCAAATCCAAACGATTTCATTACGATAGTGATATTTGGACCACTTCTTCAAGTGGCTTATATTAGACCTTTAAAAGACGATTCATGGACTCATGTACTTGATCCGTCGCCTTTTAATAAGGCCTTTGTTATAGACGACATTTTGTACTATAAAGATGCTTTCTATGGAGTTGATTTTTATACGAGTGGACTTGTTTCTTTCGaaattaagtatgatgattcgTCTTATGAACCGAGTTTAAAGTTGGTTGGTGGGATTCAAACAAACAACCGTAAcaatgatgatgatgttgtttttgataaaaaatatttGGTGGAATCATATAAAGGAGATCTTTTGCAAGTTCAAAGGTATGTTTATATGGAGACATTTCGTGTAACAACATGTTTTGATGTTTTTAAGTGGAGTTTTGATCGATCAAATTGGGAAGAAATAAGTGATTTAGGTGATGAAGCTTTGTTTGTAGGTGATAATTCTTCAGTATCAGTTGATACATCATTAAGTTCTACAAAATGTCAGAGTAACTGCATATATTTTACCGACGATAACAGTGTTCATTCAAATACTAATAACCCTTCAGATATGGGAGTGTACAATCTTGAAACTCGAAGTGTGAGACGTTTCAACATTGATACAAATCTCTTTACTAGAATGGGTGGAAGAGCACCCATTTGGATTGTACCTAACAtatctataaaaaattataagtaa
- the LOC133032563 gene encoding glutamate receptor 2.9-like has product MFLLLPLILCILMANIWQKMDAVVGDITIRANRSLYVDFTLPYTESGVYMIVPIKDDRSDNAWAFLKPLTWDLWVTSGCFFIFVGFVVWVLEHRINEDFRGPPYHQIGTSFWYSFSTMVFAHKEKVVSNLGRFVVIIWCFVVLILTQSYTASLTSLLTVQKLQPTINDVNQLLKNKEKVAFQKGSFIEGILKQMGFEDHQFMIYNTPEDLYQLFENGSKKNGIAAAFDETPYIKVFLAKYCSKFTMVEPTFKADGFAFVSL; this is encoded by the exons ATGTTCTTACTTTTGCCGTTAATACTTTGCATTTTAATGGCTAATATTTGGCAGAAAATGGATGCTGTAGTTGGGGACATAACCATTAGAGCAAATCGGTCATTGTATGTGGATTTCACATTGCCTTACACTGAGTCTGGTGTGTACATGATAGTACCAATTAAGGATGATAGAAGTGATAATGCGTGGGCATTCTTGAAGCCTTTGACTTGGGATCTTTGGGTGACAAGTGGTTGTTTCTTCATTTTTGTTGGTTTTGTAGTATGGGTTCTTGAACACAGAATTAACGAAGATTTTCGTGGACCTCCATACCATCAAATTGGAACAAGCTTTTGGTACTCCTTTTCAACCATGGTTTTTGCACATA AGGAAAAAGTTGTGAGTAACTTGGGAAGGTTTGTAGTGATCATATGGTGTTTTGTAGTGCTCATACTCACCCAAAGTTACACAGCTAGTTTGACCTCACTTTTAACAGTCCAAAAGCTCCAACCAACCATTAATGATGTTAACCAACTCTtgaagaacaaggagaaagttGCTTTTCAAAAGGGTTCTTTTATAGAAGGAATATTGAAACAAATGGGGTTTGAAGATCACCAATTTATGATCTATAACACTCCAGAAGACTTATACCAACTCTTTGAAAATGGTAGTAAAAAAAATGGGATTGCTGCTGCTTTTGATGAAACACCTTATATTAAAGTTTTTCTGGCAAAATATTGCTCCAAGTTTACCATGGTTGAACCAACATTCAAAGCCGACGGCTTTGCTTTTGTAAGTCTATGA